The following coding sequences are from one Rattus rattus isolate New Zealand chromosome 11, Rrattus_CSIRO_v1, whole genome shotgun sequence window:
- the Bst1 gene encoding ADP-ribosyl cyclase/cyclic ADP-ribose hydrolase 2: protein MAVQACALSLGLGLWMTLLLPVLPGARAAGARWSGEGTTPHLQSIFLGRCAEYTTLLSLEPGNKNCTAIWEAFKVVLDKDPCSVLPSDYDLFINLSRHAIPRDKSLFWENNHLLVMSYAENTRRLMPLCDVLYGKVGDFLSWCRQENASGLDYQSCPTAEDCENNAVDAYWKSASMQYSRDSSGVINVMLNGSEPKGAYPTKGFFADFEIPYLQKDKVTRIEIWVMHEVGGPYVESCGEGSVKILEDRLEALGFQHSCINDYPPVKFLMCVDHSTHPDCVMNSALASMRRESPALHAIGDASLIISLLVALVSSSQA, encoded by the exons ATGGCGGTCCAAGCATGCGCGTTGTCTCTAGGGCTGGGGCTGTGGATGACCCTCTTGCTGCCGGTACTGCCGGGGGCGAGAGCTGCTGGAGCGCGGTGGAGCGGGGAGGGTACCACGCCTCACCTCCAGAGCATCTTCCTGGGCCGCTGTGCGGAGTACACCACGCTGCTGAGCCTTGAGCCCGG GAACAAAAACTGCACAGCCATCTGGGAGGCCTTCAAGGTGGTGCTGGACAAGGATCCCTGCTCTGTGCTCCCCTCAGACTATGATCTCTTCATTAACCTGTCCAGGCACGCCATTCCTAGGGACAAG TCACTGTTCTGGGAAAATAACCACCTACTGGTTATGAGCTATGCAGAGAACACCCGCCGCCTTATGCCCCTGTGTGACGTTCTGTATGGCAAGGTTGGAGATTTCTTGAGCTGGTGTCGACAGGAAAATGCCTCTG GACTTGATTACCAGTCCTGCCCCACCGCAGAAGACTGTGAAAACAATGCCGTGGACGCCTACTGGAAAAGTGCATCCATGCAG TATTCAAGAGACAGTTCAGGAGTGATCAACGTCATGCTGAATGGCTCAGAGCCGAAAGGAGCCTATCCCACGAAAGG GTTTTTTGCAGATTTTGAAATCCCATACTTGCAAAAGGATAAAGTCACAAGAATTGAGATCTGGGTCATGCATGAAGTTGGGGGACCCTATGT GGAATCCTGCGGCGAAGGCAGTGTTAAGATCCTGGAAGACAGACTGGAGGCCTTGGGGTTCCAGCACAGCTGTATCAATGACTACCC GCCGGTGAAGTTCTTAATGTGTGTGGACCACAGCACTCACCCCGACTGTGTCATGAACTC AGCCTTAGCGTCTATGCGGAGGGAGAGCCCAGCTCTTCATGCAATAGGAGACGCCAGCCTCATCATCTCTCTCTTAGTGGCTTTGGTTTCAAGTTCTCAAGCATGA